A region of Limisphaera ngatamarikiensis DNA encodes the following proteins:
- the rpsN gene encoding 30S ribosomal protein S14, giving the protein MAKKSWIERNKRKMATVQKYAALRAELKARHDYVGLAKLPRDASPVRVVNRCSITGRRRGYIRKFGLSRLTFREAALNGLIPGVIKASW; this is encoded by the coding sequence ATGGCCAAGAAATCGTGGATTGAGCGAAACAAGCGGAAGATGGCGACGGTGCAGAAGTACGCCGCCCTGCGGGCCGAACTGAAGGCCAGGCACGATTACGTGGGGCTGGCCAAGCTGCCCCGGGACGCCAGCCCGGTGCGGGTGGTCAATCGCTGTTCGATCACCGGCCGCCGTCGCGGGTACATCCGGAAGTTCGGCCTTTCGCGGCTGACCTTCCGGGAGGCGGCCCTGAACGGTCTGATTCCGGGAGTGATCAAGGCCAGCTGGTGA
- the rplF gene encoding 50S ribosomal protein L6, with protein MSRVGKQPVPVPPQVKVQVDGRTVRAEGPKGKLSMELPPLTSARLDGNRIVVERLADTKQAKAMHGLGRALVNNLVQGVAQGYQKRLEIHGVGFRASVQGNTLTLNLGFSHPVVYQAPEGVKITVEENTRIVVEGADKQKVGQVAAQIRSFYPPEPYKGKGIRYEGEQIIRKEGKAVQ; from the coding sequence ATGTCGCGCGTAGGGAAACAACCGGTACCGGTGCCTCCCCAAGTGAAGGTTCAGGTGGACGGGCGCACCGTCAGGGCCGAGGGCCCCAAGGGGAAGCTGAGCATGGAACTGCCACCGTTGACCTCGGCCCGGTTGGACGGCAACCGGATTGTGGTGGAACGCCTGGCCGATACCAAACAGGCCAAGGCCATGCACGGCTTGGGCCGTGCGCTGGTGAACAACCTGGTCCAGGGGGTTGCCCAAGGGTACCAGAAACGTTTGGAGATTCATGGGGTGGGGTTCCGCGCGTCGGTGCAGGGCAACACACTCACCTTGAATTTGGGCTTTTCGCATCCGGTGGTTTATCAGGCGCCCGAGGGCGTGAAGATCACCGTGGAGGAGAATACCAGGATCGTGGTGGAGGGTGCCGACAAACAGAAGGTCGGCCAGGTGGCCGCCCAGATTCGCAGCTTTTATCCGCCCGAGCCCTACAAGGGCAAGGGAATCCGCTACGAGGGTGAACAGATTATCCGGAAGGAGGGCAAGGCCGTTCAGTAA
- the rpsH gene encoding 30S ribosomal protein S8: MDPIADMLTRIRNGARALHPVVEVPWSRLKENIAAVMKKEGFLADWNVVGDKVKTLRLHLKYRGKRCVIEGLQRVSKPGLRRYVGAREIPRVRGGLGIAVVSTSEGVMTGYEARRKNLGGELLCYVW; this comes from the coding sequence ATGGATCCCATTGCTGACATGCTGACGCGGATCCGGAACGGCGCCCGCGCGCTGCATCCGGTGGTGGAGGTGCCCTGGTCGCGGCTGAAGGAAAACATTGCCGCGGTGATGAAGAAGGAAGGGTTCCTGGCGGACTGGAACGTCGTGGGGGACAAGGTCAAGACCCTGCGACTCCACCTGAAGTACCGGGGGAAACGCTGCGTCATTGAAGGGCTGCAGAGGGTGAGCAAGCCCGGCTTGCGCCGCTATGTGGGAGCCCGGGAGATCCCCCGGGTTCGGGGTGGCCTGGGCATTGCCGTTGTGTCCACGTCGGAAGGGGTCATGACCGGATACGAAGCCCGGCGGAAAAACCTGGGCGGGGAACTGCTCTGTTACGTGTGGTAG